In Scheffersomyces stipitis CBS 6054 chromosome 8, complete sequence, one DNA window encodes the following:
- a CDS encoding adenylate cyclase-associated protein (go_component membrane) produces the protein MSSEENQFNLQGYNIITILKRLEAATSRLEDISIFQTEAQKNAGERAISSGSTNSTASGPIGAISGPKAPVAPSSAGESAAAVAKPKSVVAFEAFIKSSIGPLVEKSNQIDPLVGEAASLLQAAFSEQTRFLEIVAKAKKPDLSNSNFVQVLTPINKKVSEIIGLKDTNRRSEYFNHLNTIAEGASVVGWIVTDTPVSAVPEFKDSAKFWSDRVLKEFREKDQKHVQWVQSFLAIFDDLKTYIKEFHTTGPAWNNASGVSFEEALESVDSSSSSAAAPGAAGGAPPPPPPPPPPPASLFDDSKPKEAPAGGINAVFAELNQGENITSGLKKVDKSEMTHKNPALRAQAPAVAKKPAPPKKPSSLSSSAAKKPAQKELIDGTKWIIQNYTAADVADGSPIVIDVEMHQSVFIGNCDGITIQLKGKANAVSISETKNTGIVVDSLISGVDIIKSYKFGLQIVGVVAIISIDKSDEGSVYLSKESVEADAQVFTSSTTALNINVPTADDYEELAVPEQFKHTIKNGKLQSDVVEHVG, from the exons ATGTCGTCAGAAGAGAACCAGTTCAACCTCCAGGGCTACAACATCATCACAATCCTCAAGCGTTTGGAAGCTGCTACGTCGCgtcttgaagatatctCGATTTTCCAGACTGAGGCTCAGAAGAATGCTGGAGAAAGAGCCATCAGCTCGGGATCTACCAATTCCACTGCCTCAGGACCAATCGGTGCAATTTCGGGCCCAAAGGCTCCTGTTGCACCATCCTCTGCTGGTGAAAgtgctgctgctgttgctaAACCAAAATCGGTTGTTGCATTTGAAGCGTTCATAAAGTCTAGCATTGGACCCCTTGTGGAAAAATCTAACCAAATCGACCCATTGGTTGGAGAGGCTGCTTCGCTACTCCAAGCTGCCTTTTCAGAACAGACTCgtttcttggaaatcgtTGCTAAAGCCAAAAAGCCCGATctttccaactccaacttcGTTCAGGTATTGACTCCTATAAACAAGAAGGTCTCGGAAATCATCGGATTGAAGGACACTAACAGAAGATCCGAGTATTTCAACCACTTGAACACCATCGCTGAAGGTGCCTCTGTAGTCGGCTGGATCGTTACTGACACTCCGGTATCGGCTGTGCCTGAATTCAAGGACTCGGCTAAGTTCTGGTCGGACAGAGTTCTTAAGGAATTCAGGGAAAAAGACCAGAAACACGTGCAATGGGTCCAGCTGTTTTTGGCCATCTTTGACGACTTGAAGACCTACATTAAGGAGTTCCATACAACTGGCCCAGCCTGGAATAACGCTTCTGGTGTCTCCTTTGAAGAAGCCTTGGAATCGGtagactcttcttcttcttctgctgctgctcctGGGGCAGCTGGTGGGGctcctccaccaccaccacctccaccaccacctccaGCATCTCTTTTTGATGATTCCAAGCCTAAGGAAGCTCCTGCTGGTGGAATCAATGCCGTCTTTGCTGAATTGAACCAGGGTGAAAACATCACTTCTGGACTCAAGAAGGTTGACAAGTCAGAAATGACTCACAAAAATCCTGCTTTGAGAGCCCAAGCACCAGCAGTGGCCAAAAAACCGGCTCCGCCAAAGAAACCATCCAGTTTATCGTCgtctgctgct AAAAAGCCAGCACAGAAGGAGTTGATCGATGGAACAAAGTGGATCATCCAGAATTACACTGCAGCCGATGTCGCCGACGGCAGTCCAATTGTGATTGACGTAGAGATGCATCAGTCAGTATTCATTGGTAACTGTGATGGTATCACTATTCAACTCAAGGGTAAAGCCAATGCTGTGTCTATCTCTGAAACCAAGAACACCGGTATAGTTGTAGACTCGTTGATCTCTGGTGTCGATATCATTAAGTCGTATAAGTTTGGCTTACAGATTGTTGGTGTAGTCGCAATTATTAGCATCGACAAATCTGATGAAGGTAGTGTGTATTTGTCCAAGGAGTCAGTGGAAGCTGATGCTCAGGTTTTCACCAGTAGCACCACTGCGTTGAACATCAATGTTCCTACCGCTGACGACTACGAGGAGTTGGCAGTTCCCGAACAGTTCAAGCACACCATCAAGAACGGTAAGTTGCAGAGcgatgttgttgaacatgtGGGTTGA
- the ARP5 gene encoding vacuolar targeting, actin-related protein (go_component actin cytoskeleton~go_function structural constituent of cytoskeleton), whose protein sequence is MAPTKVKTEEPELPPQKVHLLRDVVPPTDLDPIYSNYQTGVPIALDIGCSSFKIGLTNSPEPHNIFPSVAARYRDRKALKTLTLAGKDVYRDSLVRSSIKTPFDGPLVTNWDYMEVLLDYSLAHLGVVGDNGRLNNPLILTEPVGVPFSQRKNMYEILFEAYQAPKVTFGIDSLFSFYANSTSSTASGLVIGTGHESTHVIPVLHGKGILSQTKRIDFGGHQAEQFLGKLLSLKYPYFPSKLNAHHTSNLFRDFCYVSKDYQEEIDHILDMDKLEEADIIVQAPVEINVGTEKKKSEEELARQAAKRREQGKRLQEQAQQKRLEKLIQKQEEWDYYSKFREESEKLNKSELQARLETDGFDDLADFNKYMSGLEKSLKKAHDQDIGEGDNHEVDPASAWPLLDTPDDQLTEEQIKEKRKQRLHKANYDARERSKELKRQQEEEKAQYEREQQEWREKDLEDWCNVKRIHLAGLISKYKESIKLLESFKDRKSAAAQQRMKNIADLANDESGSTSAASRKRRRNANSTIDNDPNDTFGANDDDWAVYRDISNQKIEEELGETNQEILSLEEELLKFDPNFHHEDTFAASQTFDWRNSVLHKFIHGPRQNITIAMQAEGINPDEIDNHPEIIRKNHQIHVNVERIRVPEILFQPHIAGLDQAGISEISSDLLNRSFGSSFYEGGDSLNLIRDVFVTGGLAHLPNFTTRVTNDFTSFLPVGAPIRVRTARDPIGDSWRGMQKWASSEECENSYISKADYEEYGPEYIKEHGLGNVSLR, encoded by the coding sequence ATGGCTCCGACAAAAGTGAAGACGGAGGAGCCCGAGCTTCCACCGCAGAAAGTGCATCTTCTCCGAGACGTGGTGCCTCCCACAGACCTCGATCCTATCTATTCCAACTACCAGACTGGGGTACCAATAGCACTTGATATTGGCTGTTCCAGCTTCAAAATTGGTCTCACGAATTCGCCGGAACCACACAACATCTTTCCATCAGTAGCTGCACGCTACCGGGACAGAAAGGCATTGAAAACTCTTACTCTTGCCGGAAAAGATGTCTACAGAGACTCACTAGTCAGATCCTCCATTAAGACACCCTTCGATGGACCCCTCGTGACCAACTGGGACTACATGGAGGTTTTACTCGACTATTCCTTGGCCCATTTGGGTGTTGTTGGCGATAATGGAAGGCTTAATAACCCTCTCATCTTGACGGAACCAGTAGGAGTACCGTTCTCACAGCGTAAGAACATGTATGAAATTCTATTTGAGGCGTACCAAGCACCCAAAGTGACATTTGGAATCGACTCATTATTTTCATTCTACGCTAACtcaacttcatctacagCTAGTGGTCTTGTAATTGGCACTGGGCACGAACTGACTCACGTCATCCCAGTTCTCCATGGTAAAGGTATTCTTTCACAAACGAAGAGAATCGACTTTGGGGGCCATCAGGCTGAGCAGTTCCTCGgaaagttgttgctgctaAAGTATCCCTACTTCCCCTCTAAATTAAATGCTCATCATACATCCAACTTATTCCGTGATTTCTGCTACGTTCTGAAAGACTACCAGGAAGAAATAGATCATATTTTGGATAtggacaagttggaagagGCAGATATTATAGTCCAGGCACCTGTAGAGATCAATGTAGGaactgaaaagaagaaactggaGGAAGAATTGGCTCGTCAGGCTGCTAAACGTAGAGAACAGGGAAAGAGATTGCAAGAGCAAGCCCAACAGAAACGGTTGGAGAAATTGATCCAAAAACAAGAGGAATGGGACTATTACTCGAAGTTCAGAGAGGAATCTGAAAAGCTCAATAAGCTGGAACTACAGGCCCGTTTAGAAACTGATGGCTTTGACGATCTCGctgacttcaacaaatatatGTCTGGATTGGAGAAGTCGTTAAAAAAGGCACATGATCAAGACATTGGAGAAGGAGATAACCATGAGGTAGATCCAGCCAGCGCTTGGCCACTTTTAGATACACCTGATGACCAATTGACTGAAGAGCAGATcaaggaaaagagaaagcaGAGGCTCCACAAAGCCAATTACGATGCCAGGGAGCGTTCAAAGGAGTTAAAGAGACagcaggaagaagaaaaggcGCAATACGAACGTGAACAGCAAGAATGGAGAGAAAAGGATTTGGAAGACTGGTGTAACGTCAAGCGAATCCACTTGGCTGGCTTAATAAGTAAATACAAAGAGAGTATAAAACTTTTGGAATCTTTCAAAGATAGAAAATCTGCTGCTGCACAacaaagaatgaaaaacaTCGCCGATTTGGCGAACGATGAGAGCGGATCGACCTCCGCTGcttcaagaaagagaagaagaaatgcCAACTCTACTATCGACAACGACCCCAACGACACGTTTGGTGCGAATGATGACGATTGGGCAGTTTACAGAGATATCAGCAATcagaaaattgaagaagaactagGTGAAACCAACCAGGAAATCTTGAGTTTGGAAGAGGAGCTCTTAAAATTCGATCCTAACTTCCATCACGAAGATACATTCGCTGCTTCTCAAACATTTGACTGGAGAAATCTGGTTTTGCACAAATTCATCCATGGGCCACGTCAAAATATCACGATAGCCATGCAGGCAGAGGGCATTAACCCAGATGAAATCGACAATCACCCCGAGATCATTCGTAAGAACCATCAGATCCATGTAAATGTAGAGAGAATACGTGTACCAGAGATTTTGTTCCAGCCTCATATCGCTGGGCTTGACCAGGCTGGTATCTCAGAGATTCTGAGcgatttgttgaatagGAGCTTTGGTTCCAGTTTTTATGAAGGTGGTGACTCTCTCAACTTAATCCGAGATGTATTTGTAACAGGTGGTTTAGCCCATTTACCTAACTTTACCACCAGAGTCACCAACGATTTTACAAGTTTCTTGCCTGTTGGTGCTCCTATTCGTGTACGTACTGCCAGAGACCCTATTGGAGATTCCTGGAGAGGAATGCAGAAATGGGCATCCAGTGAAGAATGCGAAAACAGCTACATTTCTAAGGCAGATTACGAAGAGTATGGCCCAGAGTATATCAAGGAACACGGACTTGGTAATGTTAGCTTACGGTAA